The Paracoccus sediminicola genome has a segment encoding these proteins:
- the rpe gene encoding ribulose-phosphate 3-epimerase yields MSFDRRIKIAPSILSADFADFGREIAAVQNQGADWVHVDVMDGHFVPNLTFGPPAVKAFRPHVTGVMDVHLMIAPVDPYIEAYAEAGADLITAHVEAGPHIHRTLQAIRATGKKAGVALNPGTPLEAVEYVLDLADLVLVMSVNPGFGGQKFIHSQIDKIARLRGMIGDRPIHIEVDGGVDPQTAPLVAKAGADVLVAGSAVFKGGSVDQADIYGRNIRAIRDAAEAAQG; encoded by the coding sequence ATGAGCTTCGACCGCCGCATCAAGATCGCGCCCTCGATCCTGTCTGCCGATTTCGCCGATTTCGGCCGCGAGATCGCCGCGGTGCAGAACCAGGGCGCCGACTGGGTTCATGTCGACGTGATGGACGGGCATTTCGTGCCGAACCTGACCTTCGGGCCGCCTGCGGTCAAGGCGTTCCGGCCGCATGTGACCGGGGTCATGGATGTGCATCTGATGATCGCGCCGGTCGATCCCTATATCGAGGCCTATGCCGAGGCCGGCGCCGATCTGATCACCGCCCATGTCGAGGCCGGGCCGCATATTCACCGCACGCTTCAGGCGATCCGCGCAACCGGCAAGAAGGCGGGGGTCGCGCTGAACCCCGGCACGCCGCTCGAAGCGGTGGAATATGTGCTGGATCTGGCCGATCTCGTGCTGGTCATGTCGGTCAATCCCGGGTTCGGCGGGCAGAAATTCATTCACAGCCAGATCGACAAGATCGCCCGGCTGCGTGGCATGATCGGCGACCGGCCGATCCATATCGAGGTCGATGGCGGTGTCGATCCGCAGACCGCGCCCCTGGTTGCGAAGGCGGGGGCCGATGTGCTGGTTGCGGGCTCGGCGGTGTTCAAGGGCGGATCGGTCGATCAGGCCGATATTTACGGGCGCAATATCCGCGCCATTCGCGACGCTGCCGAGGCCGCGCAAGGGTGA
- a CDS encoding glycosyltransferase, translated as MARICIGLGLYNGAQHLGEQLASIAAQSHQEWRLVVSDDGSSDDGPQIVRDFAARYPEGQVRLVEGPRAGATRNFLSLIARSASEEYLAFADQDDVWQPRKLARAIERLSAAPEAGVYAARTTICDAQLAPLVGSRSFPGPYGFRNALVQAVTAGNTCVLTPAAAGIARRAAGAAASAGIESHDWWIYQIVSGAGFGVIRDDEEVLLYRQHADNLKGRNDTAAAMKSRLGQLFAGDYGGWVHANIAALRAASDLLTPENRAVLSRFYAALGKTGPAMAAEFARIGVRRQSWAGSAALYAAALAGKLRRR; from the coding sequence AGAGCCATCAAGAGTGGCGGCTCGTCGTGTCGGATGACGGTTCGAGCGATGACGGTCCGCAGATCGTGCGCGACTTTGCGGCGCGCTATCCCGAGGGACAAGTCCGGCTGGTCGAAGGGCCGCGCGCCGGGGCCACGCGCAATTTCCTGTCGTTGATCGCGCGCTCGGCATCGGAGGAATATCTGGCATTTGCCGATCAGGACGATGTCTGGCAGCCGCGTAAGCTGGCCCGTGCGATCGAGCGGCTTTCGGCCGCGCCCGAGGCCGGTGTGTATGCAGCGCGCACCACGATTTGCGATGCGCAGCTCGCGCCGCTCGTTGGATCGCGCAGCTTTCCCGGACCTTACGGGTTCCGCAATGCGCTCGTTCAGGCGGTCACCGCGGGCAATACCTGCGTGTTGACACCTGCCGCTGCCGGTATCGCGCGCCGCGCGGCGGGCGCGGCGGCAAGCGCGGGCATCGAATCGCATGACTGGTGGATCTATCAGATCGTCTCGGGCGCTGGCTTCGGCGTCATCCGCGACGATGAAGAGGTTCTGCTGTATCGCCAGCACGCGGATAATCTCAAGGGGCGCAACGACACGGCAGCGGCGATGAAGTCGCGTCTCGGTCAGCTTTTTGCCGGGGATTACGGCGGCTGGGTTCATGCCAATATCGCTGCTCTGCGCGCCGCGTCAGATCTTTTGACGCCAGAGAACCGCGCCGTGCTGAGCCGTTTCTACGCGGCGCTCGGCAAGACGGGGCCGGCGATGGCGGCAGAATTCGCGCGGATCGGGGTGCGGCGCCAGAGCTGGGCGGGATCGGCTGCTCTCTATGCGGCGGCGCTCGCAGGCAAGCTGCGGCGGCGATAG